Genomic segment of Pseudomonas sp. CCI4.2:
TCGCGCAGCCAATGAAGCGGGCTTCAAGATCGTTGAAGGCACACTGCCCAAAGCGCTGACCCGGTTGGAAGAGCCGACACTGGCGCTGTTCCAGGTCCCGCATGAAAAAGCCACTGCACGGGCGCCGAAGCAATTCGTCGACCTGCAAAACGACGTCACCGCCGCCGCCATTGAACTGGCGACCCGCGAAGGCTTCGAGTCGGTTGAACACGTCAAACGCTACACCGCACTGGGTTTCGGTACCGACCAAGGCAAGCTCGGCAACGTAAACGGCCTGGCCATTGCGGCCCGCTCGTTGAACATGTCGATCACCGAAATGGGCACCACGATGTTCCGCCCGAACTACACCCCGGTGACCTTCGGCGCCATCGCCGGCCGTCACGCCGGCCACATCTTCGAGCCTGTTCGCTTCACCGCGCTGCACGCCTGGCACGTTAAAAATGGCGCCGAATTCGAAGACGTCGGTCAATGGAAGCGTCCGTGGTATTTCCCGAAAAACGGTGAAGACCTGCACGCAGCGGTTAGCCGTGAATGCAAGGCCGTGCGCGCCAGCGTTGGCCTGCTGGATGCGTCTACTCTGGGCAAAATCGACATTCAAGGACCGGATGCTCGTGAGTTTCTCAATCGCATCTACACTAACGCTTGGACCAAGCTCGACGTGGGCAAGGCGCGTTATGGACTGATGTGTAAAGAAGACGGCATGGTCTTCGACGACGGCGTTACCGCTTGCCTCGCCGATAACCACTTCCTGATGACCACCACCACCGGCGGCGCTGCACGCGTACTGCAATGGCTGGAAATCTATCAGCAGACCGAATGGCCAGACCTGAAGGTGTACTTCACGTCCGTAACTGACCATTGGGCAACCCTGACCTTGTCTGGCCCGAACAGCCGCAAGCTGCTCAGCGAAGTCACCGACATCGATCTGGAGAAGGACGCTTTCCCGTTCATGACCTGGAAAGAAGGCTTGGTCGGTGGCGTACCGGCTCGGGTGTTCCGTATCTCGTTCACCGGTGAGCTGTCTTACGAAGTAAACATCCAGGCCGACTACGCCATGGGCGTTCTGGAAAAAATCATCGAAGCGGGCAAGCAGTACAACCTGACCCCGTATGGCACCGAAACCATGCACGTGCTGCGGGCCGAGAAGGGTTTCATCATCGTCGGCCAAGACACCGACGGCTCGATGACCCCGGACGACTTGAACATGGGCTGGTGTGTGGGTCGGACCAAACCGTTCTCGTGGCTGGGCTGGCGTGGCATGAACCGCGAAGATTGCGTGCGTGATCAACGTAAGCAGTTGGTGGGGCTCAAGCCGATCGATCCGACCAAATGGCTGCCAGAAGGTGCGCAGTTGGTGTTCGACACTAAACAGTCGATCCCGATGACCATGGTTGGACACGTGACCTCGAGTTACACCAATGGCACGCTGGGTTATTCGTTTGCACTGGGTGTTGTGACCGGCGGCCTCAAACGCATGGGTGAAAGGGTGTTCGCACCGTTGGCCGATGGCAGCGTGATTGAAGCCGAAATTTGCTCCTCGGTGTTCTTCGATCCCAAAGGCGAACAGCAGAACGTTTGACGATTTCGGTGGGGCGGCTTGTCTGGGACACCTCGTGTCTGATTCGCAGGCAAGCCTGCTCCCACAGGATCGCAGGCATTCACACATGTTATGTCTGACACCACCTCTGTGGGAGCAGGCTTGCCTGCGAAGGGGCATTAGCCACAACACAGACGTCGTGTTCAACAGCGGAAAGTATTGAAAAGGTGCTCTATGACCACAGCCAACGTTTACCAACAACGGCCAACGACCGGTGAAAAAGCCGAGTCACCGTTGTTTCATGCCGACCTCGGCAGCCTGGTCGGCAAGGGTCGTAATAACCCTGGGGTGATCCTGCGCGAGAAAAAATTGCTGGGTCACCTGACCCTCCGTGGCGATGGCCACGACGCAGCGTTCGCCGCAGGCGTACACCAAGCTTTGGGTATGGAATTGCCGGGTCCGCTAAAAGTCGTTATCAGCGGCGAAAGCTCGCTGCAATGGCTGGGTCCAGATGAATGGCTGCTGATTGTTCCCGGCGGTGAAGAGCTGGGCGCTGAGCAGCGTCTGCGCGAAGCATTGGTCGGGCATCACATCGCCGTGATCAACGTCAGCGGTGGGCAAAGCTTGCTGGAACTCACTGGGCCGAAAGTTCGCGAACTGCTGATGAAATCCACCAGCTACGACGTGCACCCGAATAACTTCCCGGTGGGTAAAGCTGTAGGCACCGTGTTCGCCAAGTCGCAATTGGTGATTCGTCATACCGGCGAAGACACCTGGGAATTGGTCATCCGCCGCTCGTTCTCCGATTACTGGTGGATGTGGCTGCAAGATGCCAGCGCTGAGTATGGGTTGAGTATTCAAGGCTAATCACTGTAGGACCGAATTCATTCGGGAAGCGGGCAACTGGTTTGACTGATGCACCGCGGCGCTCCACTCCCGAATGAATTCGATCCCACGGGTCAATTGCAAACAAGGAACAGACAATGAGCCGCGCCCCCGACACATGGATTCTGACTGCCGACTGCCCGAGCGTTTTAGGCACGGTGGACGCGGTGACCCGCTATCTGTACGAGCAGAATTGCTACGTCACCGAGCACCACTCCTTCGATGACCGGCTGTCGAGCCGGTTCTTCATCCGCGTTGAGTTTCGCCAGCCGGATGGCTTCGATGAGGAAGCATTCCGCGCAGGGTTGGCCGCGCGGGGTGAGGCTTTCGGGATGGCGTTCGAACTGACGGCGCCGAACTATCGGCCCAAAGTGGTGATCATGGTTTCCAAGGCTGATCACTGCCTGAACGATCTGCTTTACCGTCAACGCATCGGGCAATTGTCAATGGACGTCGTTGCCGTAGTGTCCAACCATCCTGACCTGGAACCCTTGGCCCGCTGGCACGATGTGCCTTATCACCACTTCGCCCTCGATCCCCATGACAAGGCCGCGCAAGAGCGTCAGGTGTGGCGGGTGATTCAGGAAACAGGCGCCGAATTGGTGGTGCTCGCGCGTTACATGCAGGTGCTATCGCCTGAGCTGTGCCGTCGTCTCGACGGCTGGGCGATCAATATTCACCACTCGTTACTGCCCGGTTTCAAAGGCGCAAAACCGTACCATCAGGCTTACAACAAGGGCGTGAAACTGGTCGGTGCAACCGCGCATTACATCAACAACGACCTCGACGAAGGCCCGATCATTGCCCAGGGCGTCGAAGCGGTCGATCACAGCCACTATCCCGAAGACCTCATCGCCAAAGGCCGAGACGTCGAGGCCCAGACATTGGCCAAGGCAGTGGGTTATCACATCGAACGAAGGGTGTTTTTGAACGCCAATAGGACAGTAGTCTTGTAACACCGAGGTGGGGCCTTCGCAGGCAAACCTGCTCCTGTGGGAGCAGGCTTGCCTGCGAAGGCCGCGCCGCCTAAGTGTCATGAATGCGCTGTCAGGATTGGCAACGCATTTACACCGCTACATAACAACAATAGCGAGGTGAAAGCATGTCTGGTAATCGTGGTGTGGTGTATCTCGGCGGCGGCAAAGTCGAAGTACAAACAATCCCTTTCCCGAAAATGGAAAACCCGCAAGGCAAACGTATCGACCATGGTGTGATTTTGCGTGTGGTATCGACCAACATTTGCGGCTCAGACCAACACATGGTTCGCGGCCGGACCACGGCGCAGACTGGTCTGGTGCTGGGTCATGAAATCACTGGCGAAGTGATCGAAGCCGGTCGCGACGTTGAAAACCTCAAAGTCGGCGATTTGGTGTCGGTTCCGTTCAACGTGGCGTGTGGCCGTTGCCGCAGCTGTAAAGAACAGAACACTGGCGTGTGCCTGACCGTTAACCCGGCGCGTCCGGGCGGTGCTTACGGTTACGTCGACATGGGTGATTGGGTCGGAGGCCAAGCTGAGTTCGTGCTGGTGCCGTACGCCGATTTCAATCTGCTGAAACTGCCAGATCGCGACGCTGCGATGGAAAAAATCCGCGACCTGACGTGCTTGTCCGACATTCTGCCGACCGGTTATCACGGCGCAGTCACTGCCGGCGTTGGTCCGGGCAGCACGGTGTATGTCGCCGGTGCCGGTCCTGTCGGTCTGGCGGCTGCTGCCTCGGCGCGGTTGCTGGGTGCTGCGGTGGTAATCATCGGCGACGTGAACCCTATTCGCCTTATTCACGCCAAGGCTCAGGGCTTTGAAATCGCTGACCTGTCGTTGGACACTCCGCTGCACGAACAAATTGCCGCCCTGCTGGGCGAGCCTGAAGTGGATTGCGCCGTTGACGCCGTGGGCTTTGAAGCGCGGGGTCACGGTCATGCCGGTGCCA
This window contains:
- a CDS encoding sarcosine oxidase subunit alpha, with the protein product MSQNNRLPNGGRIDRSKVLNFTFNGQSYQGFEGDTLAAALLANGVDIVGRSFKYSRPRGIFAAGSEEPNAVLQIGSTEATQIPNVRATQQALYQGLVATSTNGWPSVNTDVMGILGKVGGKLMPPGFYYKTFMYPQSFWMTYEKYIRKAAGLGRSPTENDPDTYDAMNHHCDVLIVGAGPAGLAAALAAGRSGARVILADEQEEFGGSLLDSRESLDGKPAAEWVATVLAELKSLPDVILLPRATVNGYHDHNFLTIHERLADHLGDRAPIGQVRQRMHRVRAKRVVLATGTHERPLVYGNNDVPGNMLAGAVSTYVRRYGVAPGKKLVLSTNNDYAYRVALDWLDASLQVVAIADARSNPRGALVEEARAKGIRILTSSAVIEVRGTKRVTAARIAAIDVKGHRVASPGEWLDCDLVGSSGGYSPIVHLASHLGGKPIWREDILGFVPGEAPQKRVCVGGINGVFGLADALADGFEGGARAANEAGFKIVEGTLPKALTRLEEPTLALFQVPHEKATARAPKQFVDLQNDVTAAAIELATREGFESVEHVKRYTALGFGTDQGKLGNVNGLAIAARSLNMSITEMGTTMFRPNYTPVTFGAIAGRHAGHIFEPVRFTALHAWHVKNGAEFEDVGQWKRPWYFPKNGEDLHAAVSRECKAVRASVGLLDASTLGKIDIQGPDAREFLNRIYTNAWTKLDVGKARYGLMCKEDGMVFDDGVTACLADNHFLMTTTTGGAARVLQWLEIYQQTEWPDLKVYFTSVTDHWATLTLSGPNSRKLLSEVTDIDLEKDAFPFMTWKEGLVGGVPARVFRISFTGELSYEVNIQADYAMGVLEKIIEAGKQYNLTPYGTETMHVLRAEKGFIIVGQDTDGSMTPDDLNMGWCVGRTKPFSWLGWRGMNREDCVRDQRKQLVGLKPIDPTKWLPEGAQLVFDTKQSIPMTMVGHVTSSYTNGTLGYSFALGVVTGGLKRMGERVFAPLADGSVIEAEICSSVFFDPKGEQQNV
- a CDS encoding sarcosine oxidase subunit gamma translates to MTTANVYQQRPTTGEKAESPLFHADLGSLVGKGRNNPGVILREKKLLGHLTLRGDGHDAAFAAGVHQALGMELPGPLKVVISGESSLQWLGPDEWLLIVPGGEELGAEQRLREALVGHHIAVINVSGGQSLLELTGPKVRELLMKSTSYDVHPNNFPVGKAVGTVFAKSQLVIRHTGEDTWELVIRRSFSDYWWMWLQDASAEYGLSIQG
- the purU gene encoding formyltetrahydrofolate deformylase, whose product is MSRAPDTWILTADCPSVLGTVDAVTRYLYEQNCYVTEHHSFDDRLSSRFFIRVEFRQPDGFDEEAFRAGLAARGEAFGMAFELTAPNYRPKVVIMVSKADHCLNDLLYRQRIGQLSMDVVAVVSNHPDLEPLARWHDVPYHHFALDPHDKAAQERQVWRVIQETGAELVVLARYMQVLSPELCRRLDGWAINIHHSLLPGFKGAKPYHQAYNKGVKLVGATAHYINNDLDEGPIIAQGVEAVDHSHYPEDLIAKGRDVEAQTLAKAVGYHIERRVFLNANRTVVL
- the fdhA gene encoding formaldehyde dehydrogenase, glutathione-independent, which produces MSGNRGVVYLGGGKVEVQTIPFPKMENPQGKRIDHGVILRVVSTNICGSDQHMVRGRTTAQTGLVLGHEITGEVIEAGRDVENLKVGDLVSVPFNVACGRCRSCKEQNTGVCLTVNPARPGGAYGYVDMGDWVGGQAEFVLVPYADFNLLKLPDRDAAMEKIRDLTCLSDILPTGYHGAVTAGVGPGSTVYVAGAGPVGLAAAASARLLGAAVVIIGDVNPIRLIHAKAQGFEIADLSLDTPLHEQIAALLGEPEVDCAVDAVGFEARGHGHAGAKHEAPATVLNSLMGVVRVAGKIGIPGLYVTEDPGAVDAAAKMGSLSIRLGLGWAKSHSFHTGQTPVMKYNRQLMQAIMWDRIKIADIVGVEVISLDEAPRGYGEFDAGVPKKFVIDPHKLFSAA